In one window of Tripterygium wilfordii isolate XIE 37 chromosome 1, ASM1340144v1, whole genome shotgun sequence DNA:
- the LOC119999349 gene encoding polygalacturonase At1g48100 produces MENVRVILLIWVAFILCIHQYSSNVDGRFHYHKKPKTKNSNKSSPAPDDSNPPTIPSDPYPNDPGNSSSDCVFDVTSYGAVGDGSTDDTAAFMEAWKAACAVESAVLLAPSDKCFVITSTIFSGPCQPGLVFQLDGVLMPPDGPEAWPKEDSHKQWIVFYRLDDMIFTGQGTIEGNGQKWWDLPCKPHRGPNGSTLSGPCDSPALIRFFMSSNLVVRGLRIQNSPQFHMKFDGCQGVLIERLSISSPKLSPNTDGIHLENTQGVGIYNSQISNGDDCISIGTGCANVDIDSVTCGPSHGISIGSLGVHNSQACVSNITVRNTMIRQSDNGVRIKTWQGGSGCVSGISFENIQMENVRNCMIIDQYYCMSKGCLNQTSAVYVTDVSYRNIKGTYDVRSPPIHFACSDTVACTNILLSEVELLPEEGELVDDPFCWNAYGIQETLTIPPIDCLQEGQPQNVAEVASYGC; encoded by the exons ATGGAGAATGTAAGAGTGATTTTACTCATCTGGGTTGCATTCATTCTTTGTATTCATCAATATTCGAGCAATGTAGATGGGAGATTTCACTACCACAAGAAGCCGAAAACCAAAAACTCCAATAAAAGCTCCCCTGCTCCTGACGACTCTAATCCTCCCACAATTCCTTCAGACCCTTATCCAAATGACCCTGGAAACTCCAGCTCCGACTGCGTTTTCGACGTCACATCTTACGGTGCAGTGGGAGATGGTTCCACGGATGACACTGCCGCATTCATGGAGGCTTGGAAAGCTGCATGTGCAGTGGAGTCTGCTGTTCTTCTTGCTCCTTCTGATAAATGTTTTGTTATCACTTCAACAATCTTCTCCGGACCATGCCAGCCAGGACTAGTATTCCAG TTGGATGGGGTGTTAATGCCACCTGATGGACCAGAAGCTTGGCCAAAAGAAGATAGCCATAAACAATGGATTGTGTTTTACAGACTGGACGATATGATTTTCACTGGACAAGGAACCATTGAAGGAAATGGACAGAAGTGGTGGGATCTCCCCTGCAAACCTCACAGG GGTCCTAATGGATCAACCCTGTCAGGACCATGTGATAGCCCTGCT TTAATTCGGTTCTTCATGAGCTCCAATTTGGTGGTCCGTGGACTACGAATCCAAAATAGTCCTCAGTTCCACATGAAATTCGATGGATGCCAAGGTGTTTTGATAGAGAGGCTGTCCATTTCTTCACCTAAACTTAGTCCCAACACTGATGGGATCCACTTAGAGAACACTCAAGGTGTTGGAATATACAATTCTCAGATAAGCAATG GTGATGACTGCATATCAATCGGAACCGGTTGCGCTAATGTTGACATAGATAGTGTCACTTGTGGCCCTAGTCACGGaatcag caTTGGAAGCCTTGGAGTGCACAATTCCCAGGCATGTGTGTCTAACATAACCGTCCGCAACACAATGATAAGGCAATCGGACAATGGTGTCCGAATCAAAACGTGGCAAGGCGGCAGCGGCTGTGTCTCAGGGATATCATTTGAGAACATCCAGATGGAAAATGTGAGGAACTGCATGATCATAGACCAGTACTACTGCATGTCCAAAGGATGTCTGAACCAAACCTCTGCTGTCTATGTCACAGATGTCTCTTACAGAAACATTAAGGGCACTTATGATGTGAGGAGCCCTCCTATACACTTTGCTTGTAGTGACACAGTGGCCTGCACCAATATATTGCTATCAGAAGTTGAGCTATTACCAGAAGAAGGTGAATTGGTGGATGACCCATTTTGTTGGAACGCTTATGGAATTCAAGAGACATTGACCATACCTCCTATCGATTGCTTGCAAGAAGGGCAGCCTCAGAATGTGGCAGAGGTGGCCTCATATGGTTGCTAA